The Chloroflexota bacterium sequence AGCTCGCAGGTGCGCTGACCATGCTCGCGCGGCGCGATGAAGTGTTTCACTTCGAGACCTACGGTGTGCAGGACCTCGAAAGCGGCGCGCCGGTCAGTAGCGACACCATATTCCGCCTATACTCGATGACCAAACCCATTACCAGCGTCGCCGCCATGATGCTCTACGAAGAAGGGCACTTCTCGCTCGACGACCCTGTGGGCAAGTTCATCCCGGACTTCGCGAACATGCAGGTCTTCGACGGCATGGGCGAGATCGGCATGCGCCTTGTTGCACAGGACCGTCCGATCACCATACGCCACCTGCTGACACACACATCAGGACTGAGCTACGGTCTTCACCGGGACACTCCCATCGACGCGATGTATCACGAGGCAAGAATTGCGGACGCAGATAGCACGCTAAAGGACGTAACGGGTAGGCTGGGGGAAATTCCCCTTGTCAATCAACCGGGCACCAGGTGGCGGTACAGCATGTCGTCCACCGTTCTTGGTTATCTTGTGGAGGTCGTATCGGGTAAGCCGTTCGACCGCTTCCTGCGAGAGAGGATATTCACCCCATTGGGAATGGAAGACACATCCTTTTTCGTGCCTGAGGAAAATCTGGACAGGCTGGCGACCGCGTATGTGCCTTCACGTGGAGG is a genomic window containing:
- a CDS encoding beta-lactamase family protein codes for the protein MNCVSPESVGFSSKRLNRVNERMHSYIDNGKLAGALTMLARRDEVFHFETYGVQDLESGAPVSSDTIFRLYSMTKPITSVAAMMLYEEGHFSLDDPVGKFIPDFANMQVFDGMGEIGMRLVAQDRPITIRHLLTHTSGLSYGLHRDTPIDAMYHEARIADADSTLKDVTGRLGEIPLVNQPGTRWRYSMSSTVLGYLVEVVSGKPFDRFLRERIFTPLGMEDTSFFVPEENLDRLATAYVPSRGGGIAPHEGSVTTRHKRPHAMQSGGAGLVSTAPDYMRFCQMLLNGGVLDGERLLAPKTVQMMVTDHLTDDLKPYIVEDRMAAYTKGCGFGLGFSMVNDIAQHGIPGSNGMYSWFGAASCYFWIDPTEELIAILKSQFLPVTWYPLHREFQTATYQAMIE